From a single Sphingosinicellaceae bacterium genomic region:
- a CDS encoding DUF4268 domain-containing protein has protein sequence MSERLTRYLDMFFAEAQAAGLPVRKPGQNWVPLTPLVRGSHVSLSVAANQIQVNLNNDDDAERHKFGRLSADRSAIHAEIGEGLLWDQKEGRKKTVIRATLDKGYEDADWEAQHHWASTVMQKFEATFARRIG, from the coding sequence ATGAGTGAACGATTGACGCGGTATCTGGATATGTTTTTCGCAGAGGCACAGGCGGCGGGGCTGCCGGTAAGAAAGCCCGGGCAGAACTGGGTGCCGCTTACGCCCCTCGTGCGGGGCTCGCATGTCAGTCTCAGCGTGGCAGCAAATCAGATCCAGGTGAACCTCAACAATGACGACGACGCTGAACGCCACAAGTTCGGGCGGTTGTCGGCGGACCGCTCGGCGATCCATGCCGAGATTGGCGAAGGATTGCTGTGGGACCAGAAAGAAGGCCGCAAAAAGACGGTGATCCGTGCAACGTTGGACAAGGGCTATGAGGATGCGGACTGGGAAGCGCAGCATCACTGGGCATCGACCGTAATGCAAAAGTTCGAGGCGACGTTCGCCAGGCGAATCGGCTAG
- the rmuC gene encoding DNA recombination protein RmuC, translated as MTAVVLIRAGRPAAMPPELATRIAVLEQVAADLQAAFRDEAHISREDVRSAVSGQGETIGQRLAGLETRVGEAGKAQTDQLAEMRREAADGRDKLEKGQADRLDAMRAEAVDGRDRLEQSVQRNADGFTAAQAERLKETNDAVTSLSDRLLAAQRDGRDEQRIALEGVTAKVGQLIESNETKQEALRGTVAEGLEKLRADNADKLEQMRATVEEKLQGTLDKRLGESFQLVSDRLEQVHKGLGEMQILATGVGDLKRVLSNVKSRGGWGEMQLGMLLSDMLTADQFASNVRIRPDSGESVEFAVRLPGHGEAPLWLPIDAKFPHEDYDRLLVAQDSGAADEIEKAGAALERAIRVQAKLICEKYVHPPHSTDFGIMYLPTEGLFAEVIRRPGLARELQNKHRVMIQGPTTLAALLTSLQMGFRTLAIEKRSSEVWQVLGLAKAEFVKYGDVWERLGKQLDTAKRTVDEAGRRTRAVTRSLRDVETLESPEAPPLLELVVGDLEMTEAAAEC; from the coding sequence ATGACGGCGGTCGTGCTGATAAGGGCTGGTAGGCCCGCTGCCATGCCGCCCGAGCTCGCAACCCGAATTGCCGTGCTGGAACAGGTGGCTGCCGATCTGCAGGCGGCGTTCCGCGACGAGGCGCACATTTCGCGCGAGGACGTGCGATCCGCGGTATCGGGGCAGGGTGAGACGATCGGCCAGCGCCTTGCCGGCCTAGAGACGAGGGTTGGGGAGGCCGGCAAGGCGCAGACCGACCAGCTCGCAGAGATGCGGCGCGAAGCGGCCGACGGCCGCGACAAGCTGGAGAAGGGTCAAGCCGACCGGCTTGACGCCATGCGCGCCGAGGCCGTCGATGGACGGGACAGGCTCGAGCAGTCAGTGCAGCGCAACGCGGACGGCTTCACGGCCGCGCAGGCCGAACGGCTGAAGGAGACCAACGACGCCGTTACCAGCCTATCGGACCGACTGCTCGCCGCGCAGCGGGACGGTCGCGACGAGCAGCGCATTGCCCTCGAGGGCGTGACCGCTAAGGTCGGTCAGCTCATCGAGAGCAACGAGACGAAGCAGGAGGCGCTGCGCGGCACCGTAGCGGAGGGCTTAGAGAAGCTGCGCGCCGACAATGCCGACAAGCTCGAGCAAATGCGCGCCACAGTCGAAGAGAAGCTACAGGGCACGCTGGACAAGCGCCTCGGCGAATCCTTTCAGTTGGTCAGCGACCGGCTAGAGCAGGTGCATAAGGGGCTGGGCGAGATGCAGATCCTCGCGACCGGCGTCGGCGATCTCAAGCGCGTGCTCAGCAACGTCAAATCGCGCGGCGGTTGGGGCGAGATGCAGCTCGGCATGCTTTTGAGTGACATGCTAACCGCCGACCAGTTCGCCAGCAACGTCCGCATCAGACCGGACTCGGGTGAGAGCGTCGAGTTCGCTGTGCGTCTGCCGGGACACGGAGAGGCGCCGCTCTGGCTGCCGATCGACGCCAAATTCCCACATGAGGACTACGACCGGCTGCTGGTGGCGCAGGACAGCGGCGCTGCCGACGAAATCGAGAAGGCCGGCGCGGCGCTCGAGCGCGCCATCCGGGTCCAAGCCAAGCTGATCTGCGAGAAATACGTCCACCCGCCGCACTCCACCGACTTCGGTATCATGTACTTGCCCACCGAGGGCTTGTTCGCCGAAGTGATCCGCCGTCCCGGCCTCGCCAGGGAGTTGCAGAATAAGCACCGGGTTATGATCCAGGGCCCGACCACGCTTGCCGCCCTCCTCACCAGCCTTCAAATGGGCTTTCGGACGCTGGCTATCGAGAAGCGGTCGAGTGAAGTGTGGCAGGTCCTTGGCCTCGCGAAGGCAGAGTTCGTCAAGTACGGTGACGTCTGGGAAAGGCTCGGTAAGCAGCTAGACACGGCCAAGCGCACTGTCGATGAGGCTGGCCGGCGCACCCGGGCGGTCACCAGGAGCCTTCGCGACGTCGAGACGCTGGAGTCACCGGAAGCGCCGCCACTGCTCGAGTTGGTGGTCGGCGACCTAGAAATGACGGAAGCTGCAGCCGAGTGTTAG
- a CDS encoding TM0106 family RecB-like putative nuclease has translation MRMIDGALRLSASDLMRFKGCRHATTLDLRMMEAGDLAPADDGAEAELLQRQGDAHELAFLDELKGQGRSVVEVPKDGLPLEASVALTHQAMAKGPDIVFQGALLGGAWGGYSDFLERVERPSTLGGWSYEVVDTKLKRKPDPKHVLQLCLYSDLLAEVQGVAPEAAHLQLGDGKRFTVRLANVSAYARHARRVLEAFLVERPETRPEPVTACPQCRWRDRCSAQWEREDSLSLVAGISRSQRQKLEAAGVATMGGLAARADRVQRMAAETQTRLTAQARLQTARRIGGPPAFELRDAEPGKGFGMLPAADDGDVFYDIEGDPYYPGGLEYLHGLWLRQDGEWAFRAFWAHDRDAEGRAVADLLAFLVDHLRRHPRAHVYHYANYEIAALRRLTAHHRVAEAAMDQLQRERRFVDLFKVVSGAMIASEKGYSIKDLEAFYMDQRDGDVATAGASIVFYEKWRETADQSLLDRIHDYNRTDCVSTQLLRDWLVANVRPLEMPWPVLGQVPDAGTLSNVDEEDAELEALRVRLAPVRARLGERVADLLLDLSLFYKREDKPTYWGIFDRLAQESAELVDDLECVALCEAVGPASKVTAQSWERTYRFPPQETKLRPGKTPSIKPATGLEDASLREIDHAGFTLTLRRSTKKGPLHDRLDLLPPQPINKRALREAVAAVTEEIIAGSGRVQAAEHLLARAAPTFTDGQRHCIVDADGDLPAETSRAISAMEDTTLAIQGPPGTGKTYVSALAIVDLVRAGRRVAVSSNSHKAIGNLLAAVAARAGAEGFRCSIVQKTSEDGDDDERAGVTLVADNDAPEIATANVVGATAWHFARYAVPAFDHLVVDEAGQVSLANILAMARAARNIVLVGDPMQLPQPIQGTHPGDSGRSCLEYLVDGERVVSSDRGVFMPISRRMHPAVCRYISTAVYEGRLDSDEAAGLQTLTAPDGTDLVGAGMRAVEHFGRSQTSPEEIAAIRTRIDQVVGAIYRDRAGVERVVSLGDVLVVAPYNAQVNALRAALPPAVRVGTVDRFQGQEAPVCLVSMTTSSGEELPRDIAFLFSINRINVAVSRAQAAAMVFASPLLLETPCRTVEEMALVNALCMLREHGGDLF, from the coding sequence ATGCGGATGATCGATGGTGCCCTGCGGCTCTCGGCCTCGGACCTGATGCGGTTCAAAGGCTGCCGCCATGCCACCACGCTTGATCTGCGCATGATGGAAGCCGGCGACCTCGCGCCAGCCGACGATGGCGCGGAAGCAGAACTTCTCCAGCGCCAAGGGGATGCGCACGAGCTCGCGTTCTTGGACGAACTGAAGGGGCAGGGCCGATCGGTCGTCGAGGTTCCCAAGGACGGACTGCCGCTCGAAGCTTCGGTCGCACTGACCCATCAGGCGATGGCAAAGGGCCCCGACATTGTCTTTCAAGGCGCGCTGCTCGGCGGCGCGTGGGGCGGCTACTCGGACTTCCTCGAGCGCGTCGAGCGACCGTCGACGCTCGGCGGCTGGTCCTATGAGGTCGTCGACACCAAGCTGAAGCGGAAGCCCGATCCCAAGCACGTCCTCCAGTTGTGCCTCTACTCCGATCTGCTAGCCGAGGTGCAGGGCGTCGCGCCCGAGGCGGCGCACCTCCAGTTGGGCGACGGCAAACGCTTTACCGTCCGGCTCGCCAACGTATCGGCCTACGCCCGGCATGCGCGCCGCGTGCTGGAGGCGTTCCTGGTTGAACGCCCCGAGACGCGGCCCGAGCCGGTCACCGCCTGCCCACAGTGTCGTTGGCGCGACCGCTGCAGCGCGCAGTGGGAACGCGAGGACAGCCTGTCGCTCGTCGCCGGCATAAGCCGCTCGCAGCGGCAGAAGCTCGAGGCGGCGGGTGTCGCGACGATGGGAGGACTCGCGGCGCGCGCCGACAGAGTGCAGCGAATGGCTGCCGAGACCCAGACCCGGCTCACTGCGCAGGCGCGTCTGCAGACCGCTCGCCGCATCGGCGGCCCGCCCGCGTTCGAACTGCGAGACGCCGAGCCTGGCAAGGGGTTCGGTATGCTGCCCGCCGCAGACGACGGAGACGTGTTTTACGATATCGAGGGCGACCCTTACTATCCGGGCGGCCTCGAATACCTGCATGGGCTCTGGCTGCGTCAGGATGGCGAGTGGGCGTTCCGCGCCTTCTGGGCGCACGACCGCGACGCCGAAGGGCGCGCTGTCGCCGACCTCTTGGCGTTTCTCGTCGACCACCTCCGCCGTCACCCGCGCGCGCACGTCTACCATTACGCGAACTACGAAATCGCCGCGCTGCGACGCCTGACCGCCCACCACCGCGTCGCCGAAGCGGCAATGGATCAGCTGCAGCGCGAGCGCCGCTTCGTCGACCTGTTCAAGGTCGTGTCGGGCGCGATGATCGCATCTGAGAAGGGCTATTCGATCAAGGACCTCGAGGCCTTCTACATGGATCAGCGCGACGGCGATGTTGCCACCGCCGGCGCAAGTATCGTCTTCTACGAGAAATGGCGTGAGACGGCCGACCAGTCGCTGCTCGACCGAATCCACGATTACAACAGGACGGACTGCGTCTCGACCCAGCTACTGCGCGATTGGCTGGTCGCCAATGTGCGACCGCTTGAGATGCCGTGGCCCGTGCTCGGCCAGGTTCCCGATGCCGGCACGTTGTCGAACGTCGACGAAGAAGATGCAGAGCTCGAGGCGCTGCGGGTCCGGCTCGCGCCGGTCCGCGCCCGGCTCGGAGAACGCGTCGCCGATCTGCTCCTCGACCTCAGCCTGTTTTACAAGCGCGAGGACAAGCCAACCTACTGGGGCATATTCGACCGTCTCGCGCAGGAAAGCGCCGAGTTGGTCGACGACCTCGAATGCGTCGCGCTGTGCGAAGCGGTCGGTCCGGCGTCGAAGGTTACCGCCCAGTCGTGGGAGCGCACTTATCGTTTCCCGCCGCAGGAGACGAAGCTGCGGCCGGGCAAGACGCCGAGCATCAAGCCCGCTACAGGGTTGGAGGACGCATCGCTTCGCGAGATCGACCACGCCGGCTTCACGTTGACGCTAAGGCGGTCCACGAAGAAGGGTCCGCTCCACGACCGGCTCGATCTGCTGCCGCCGCAGCCGATCAACAAGAGGGCGCTGCGCGAGGCGGTGGCGGCCGTGACCGAGGAGATCATCGCCGGCAGCGGCCGCGTCCAGGCGGCGGAACACCTGCTCGCGCGCGCTGCGCCCACATTCACGGACGGTCAGCGCCACTGCATCGTTGACGCAGACGGCGATCTGCCGGCCGAGACCAGCCGGGCGATCTCGGCGATGGAGGATACCACGCTCGCTATTCAGGGACCGCCCGGAACCGGCAAGACCTATGTCAGCGCGTTGGCGATCGTCGACCTCGTGCGCGCGGGCCGTCGCGTCGCGGTCTCCTCCAACAGTCACAAGGCGATCGGCAATCTGCTTGCCGCCGTCGCGGCGCGGGCGGGTGCCGAGGGCTTCCGGTGCAGCATCGTCCAAAAGACCTCCGAGGACGGCGACGACGACGAGCGCGCCGGGGTTACGCTGGTCGCCGACAACGACGCCCCAGAGATCGCCACCGCCAACGTAGTCGGCGCCACCGCCTGGCACTTCGCCCGCTACGCGGTGCCCGCGTTCGACCACCTCGTCGTCGATGAGGCGGGCCAGGTGTCGCTCGCCAACATCCTCGCGATGGCGCGAGCGGCGCGAAACATCGTCCTCGTCGGTGATCCAATGCAACTGCCGCAGCCGATCCAGGGCACGCATCCCGGCGACAGCGGCCGCTCGTGCCTCGAGTACCTCGTCGACGGCGAGCGCGTCGTCTCATCCGATCGGGGCGTGTTCATGCCGATCAGCCGGCGTATGCACCCGGCGGTCTGCCGCTACATCTCGACCGCGGTCTACGAGGGGCGTCTCGATAGCGACGAGGCGGCCGGTTTGCAGACGCTGACGGCTCCCGACGGCACCGACCTGGTCGGTGCGGGCATGCGCGCGGTCGAGCACTTCGGGCGATCCCAGACCAGCCCCGAGGAGATCGCGGCGATCCGGACTCGCATCGACCAGGTCGTCGGCGCAATCTACCGCGACCGCGCTGGGGTCGAGCGCGTCGTGAGTCTCGGGGACGTGCTCGTCGTCGCGCCCTACAACGCGCAGGTGAACGCGCTGCGGGCAGCGTTGCCGCCAGCGGTGCGGGTCGGCACCGTGGATCGCTTCCAGGGACAGGAGGCGCCCGTCTGCCTGGTTTCGATGACGACCTCGAGCGGTGAGGAGCTGCCGCGCGACATCGCGTTCCTGTTCTCGATCAACCGCATCAACGTGGCCGTCTCCCGGGCGCAGGCAGCGGCCATGGTGTTCGCCAGCCCCCTCCTGCTTGAGACGCCGTGCCGGACCGTCGAGGAGATGGCGCTCGTGAACGCGCTCTGCATGCTACGGGAACATGGGGGTGACCTATTCTGA
- a CDS encoding WYL domain-containing protein, producing the protein MTIALEAAFPQTRSDHDDDRRRRWRIEAKHIAPLLTPTSEEMAALGAAIDGLDAAGMRSEASQVRGLRQKVRALVPPAAGRRLAVDEEALAEALGHAARPGPRPAANPEVDAALYEALKGPFLLRFPYRTRGQAKPKVRTVRPHGLLLGTRRYLVARDTAKPASAPLQHFRVEEIERAEVLQESFNLDANFDVRRHAEKGFGSYENAAEHDDVVWRFSAEAAPHARRFVFHPSQTVEEEASGSLLVRFRASGHLEMCWHLYAWGTSVEVLQPAGLREMVTGHQRRFDALP; encoded by the coding sequence ATGACTATCGCGCTCGAAGCGGCGTTCCCGCAGACCCGCTCGGACCACGACGATGACCGTCGACGGCGCTGGCGCATCGAGGCAAAGCACATCGCGCCGCTGCTCACACCTACGTCGGAGGAGATGGCTGCGCTTGGCGCGGCCATCGATGGCCTGGACGCAGCGGGCATGCGCAGCGAGGCATCGCAAGTGCGCGGGCTGCGACAGAAGGTGCGCGCACTCGTGCCGCCCGCAGCCGGCAGGAGGCTTGCAGTTGACGAGGAGGCGCTGGCAGAAGCGCTTGGCCACGCCGCCCGCCCGGGGCCTCGGCCCGCTGCGAACCCAGAGGTCGACGCCGCACTCTACGAGGCGTTAAAAGGCCCCTTCCTGCTACGCTTTCCTTACCGGACACGCGGCCAGGCGAAGCCGAAGGTGCGTACGGTGAGGCCGCATGGCCTGTTGCTTGGCACCCGCCGCTACCTCGTTGCGCGTGACACGGCGAAGCCAGCGTCGGCGCCGCTTCAGCACTTTCGCGTAGAGGAGATCGAGCGGGCCGAGGTGCTGCAAGAGAGCTTCAACCTCGACGCGAATTTTGACGTCCGCCGCCATGCCGAGAAAGGTTTCGGATCGTACGAGAATGCGGCAGAGCACGACGACGTAGTGTGGCGCTTCTCGGCCGAGGCAGCGCCGCACGCGCGGCGCTTCGTCTTCCACCCCTCCCAGACGGTCGAGGAGGAAGCGAGCGGTTCCCTGCTTGTCCGCTTCCGCGCCTCCGGGCACCTCGAGATGTGCTGGCACCTTTATGCATGGGGCACGTCCGTCGAGGTGCTCCAGCCGGCGGGGTTGCGCGAGATGGTAACGGGGCACCAGCGCAGGTTTGACGCGCTGCCCTGA
- a CDS encoding DNA cytosine methyltransferase, translating to MGAYLRGRLAGWPARTFAPDIERFPRLALGEVPFALRSYGTTGKIILRPTEGVALESRLVEGGAILRFVDLFAGLGGFHVALQRLGHECVAAVEIDESLRDLYERNFGMRPFGDIRRVDAADVPAHDILCAGFPCQPFSKAGRQEGLDCERNGDLAAVVIDWARRSKPSYLILENVPNLLMHDRGRTWRWFNQELRHAGYSVDIRVVSPHRHGVPQIRERLFIVGARDGLDHFEWPEPDPSETDLRTVLERYPNDALRLSDHHLEVLDTWEAFLAAYPSSHRKPWFPIWAAEFGANYPFATVAPGSLPESVLRKCRGAFGRPIADAAENEAVSLLPPYARTTMPIWKAKFLQLNRELYELNRSWIDPWLPRLAPFEHSFQKFEWNFDGDARTLSNCVIQFRGSGVRARDASAAPALVAASTTQVPVVAWERRFMGVRERARLQDLGDLDHLPPTSGAATKALGNAVNARVVELIARSLVGNRVALSVAA from the coding sequence GTGGGCGCCTACCTGCGGGGACGATTAGCGGGGTGGCCTGCCCGGACGTTCGCACCGGATATCGAGCGCTTTCCGCGCCTTGCACTAGGTGAAGTGCCCTTTGCGTTGCGCTCATACGGAACTACGGGCAAGATCATCCTCCGGCCTACTGAGGGGGTGGCGCTCGAAAGCCGATTAGTTGAAGGGGGAGCAATTCTGCGTTTCGTCGATCTTTTCGCCGGCCTTGGTGGTTTCCATGTTGCCTTGCAAAGACTCGGGCACGAGTGCGTGGCTGCGGTAGAGATCGACGAGAGCCTGCGCGACCTGTACGAACGCAACTTCGGCATGAGACCTTTCGGCGACATTCGGAGGGTAGATGCTGCCGATGTCCCTGCCCACGACATTCTCTGTGCTGGCTTCCCTTGCCAACCGTTCTCGAAGGCGGGAAGGCAGGAAGGACTCGACTGCGAGCGAAACGGGGACTTGGCCGCTGTCGTTATCGATTGGGCGCGGCGCTCCAAGCCGTCCTACCTAATCCTCGAGAACGTGCCGAACCTCCTGATGCACGACAGAGGCCGAACCTGGCGCTGGTTCAACCAGGAGTTGCGTCATGCAGGATATTCGGTCGACATCCGCGTGGTATCCCCGCATCGCCACGGTGTCCCACAGATTAGGGAGCGACTGTTTATCGTGGGCGCCCGCGACGGTCTCGATCATTTCGAATGGCCCGAGCCCGATCCCAGCGAAACCGATCTGCGCACCGTGCTGGAGCGCTACCCCAACGACGCGCTGCGCCTGTCCGACCACCACCTTGAGGTCCTGGACACTTGGGAGGCATTCCTAGCGGCGTACCCATCAAGTCATCGCAAACCGTGGTTCCCGATCTGGGCGGCCGAGTTTGGCGCCAACTATCCGTTCGCTACGGTCGCGCCAGGATCGTTGCCGGAGTCCGTTCTCCGGAAATGCCGTGGCGCGTTCGGTCGGCCGATCGCCGACGCCGCCGAAAACGAAGCTGTGTCGCTGCTGCCTCCCTACGCGCGGACGACGATGCCCATTTGGAAGGCCAAGTTCCTCCAACTGAACCGCGAACTGTACGAGCTCAACCGGTCATGGATCGACCCCTGGCTTCCCCGGTTGGCGCCGTTCGAGCACAGCTTCCAAAAGTTCGAGTGGAACTTCGACGGTGATGCCCGGACCCTCAGCAACTGCGTGATCCAGTTTCGTGGATCAGGCGTCCGCGCCCGCGATGCCTCGGCGGCTCCGGCGCTGGTCGCGGCCAGCACGACACAGGTTCCGGTAGTCGCCTGGGAGCGGCGATTCATGGGCGTCCGAGAGCGGGCCCGACTGCAGGACCTGGGCGACCTGGATCACCTTCCGCCGACCAGCGGGGCCGCCACCAAGGCGCTGGGCAACGCGGTTAATGCCCGCGTGGTCGAACTGATCGCCCGTAGTCTGGTCGGCAACCGCGTTGCGCTGTCCGTAGCGGCCTGA
- a CDS encoding ATP-binding protein, which yields MDRVNIRPGVSILSVLPHLNYKPWYALAEFVDNAIQSYLSKKAVLRSVEGQKFVLSVDIDIDQSAQRIRIRDNAGGIERANFARAFRPAEAPLDASGLSEFGMGMKSAAAWFAPRWSVRTKAVGETVERTVSFDIASIVRDTIEELDVFTRKAPADRHYTEIVLEDVRRMPQTRTLSKITDHLSSIYRCFIRAGELKLSVDGVPLEFEEPDVLVAPPWKNREGKPVEWRKDVSIQLDGKRRAEGFVGIRAKGSTARAGLALLRRNRLIEGSADETYRPPEIFGAANSFAYQRVFGELNLIGFSVSHTKDGIRWDETEEDLVRKLRREISSGKLNILDQAQNWRSTETGRENRPAAEKAVQRMKYEVETDALGEVVGQVQASHDGPEARPAEEPPEAPLPEQDDDVAQTFSLDVAGGRWEIDLALDYQDATADWIRISDQPNGAGSKPRRLGIRLAMLHPFTQRYFGNAGPLETQGLARLAVGLVLAETVARDGGVKLAGRVRTSLNELLRLGLAI from the coding sequence ATGGATCGCGTGAATATCCGCCCGGGCGTCAGCATCCTGTCGGTGCTCCCCCATTTAAACTATAAGCCATGGTACGCCCTCGCCGAATTCGTAGACAACGCGATCCAGAGCTACCTCAGCAAAAAGGCGGTGTTGCGCAGCGTTGAGGGCCAAAAGTTCGTACTTTCCGTGGATATCGACATTGACCAGTCTGCGCAGCGGATCCGAATCCGCGATAACGCCGGCGGGATCGAGCGTGCGAACTTCGCGCGGGCATTCCGTCCAGCGGAGGCACCGCTAGACGCGAGCGGCCTCTCCGAGTTCGGGATGGGAATGAAGAGCGCGGCCGCTTGGTTTGCTCCACGGTGGTCAGTGCGTACAAAGGCTGTAGGCGAAACGGTCGAGCGCACCGTAAGCTTCGACATCGCGAGCATCGTCCGCGATACGATCGAAGAACTGGACGTGTTCACTCGCAAGGCGCCTGCGGACCGGCACTACACAGAGATCGTGCTGGAGGACGTCCGGCGCATGCCCCAGACGCGCACTCTCAGTAAGATCACCGATCACCTGTCGAGCATTTACCGCTGCTTCATTCGGGCTGGCGAACTTAAGCTGTCGGTCGATGGAGTTCCTCTAGAGTTTGAGGAGCCCGATGTATTAGTCGCGCCGCCGTGGAAAAACCGCGAGGGCAAACCGGTCGAGTGGCGCAAGGATGTGTCGATCCAACTGGACGGCAAGCGTCGAGCAGAGGGTTTCGTCGGCATCCGAGCGAAGGGCTCGACGGCGCGCGCCGGCCTGGCGCTGCTCCGTCGAAATAGGTTGATCGAGGGAAGTGCGGATGAGACTTACCGCCCGCCTGAGATCTTCGGCGCGGCCAACTCCTTCGCTTATCAGCGCGTATTCGGCGAACTGAATCTCATCGGTTTCTCCGTGAGTCACACCAAGGACGGCATCCGCTGGGACGAGACCGAGGAGGACTTGGTCCGCAAGCTGAGGCGCGAGATCTCGAGCGGCAAATTGAACATTTTAGATCAGGCGCAGAACTGGCGCTCGACCGAAACAGGACGGGAAAACCGTCCGGCTGCCGAAAAGGCGGTCCAGCGGATGAAATACGAGGTCGAGACAGATGCCCTTGGCGAAGTGGTTGGACAGGTGCAGGCCTCCCACGACGGGCCCGAGGCAAGGCCTGCGGAGGAACCGCCCGAGGCGCCGCTGCCTGAGCAGGACGATGACGTCGCGCAGACTTTTTCGCTCGACGTAGCCGGCGGGCGGTGGGAAATCGACCTGGCTCTCGACTATCAGGATGCGACAGCGGATTGGATCAGGATCAGCGACCAGCCGAACGGCGCCGGATCGAAACCCCGCCGGCTCGGCATCAGGCTAGCGATGCTTCACCCGTTCACGCAGAGGTATTTCGGGAACGCAGGGCCCCTCGAGACCCAAGGCCTAGCGCGTCTCGCCGTCGGCCTCGTACTGGCCGAGACGGTGGCGCGGGATGGTGGGGTCAAGCTGGCGGGCCGGGTCCGCACGTCCCTGAACGAGTTGCTGCGCCTCGGTCTCGCGATTTAA